A genome region from Triticum aestivum cultivar Chinese Spring chromosome 2B, IWGSC CS RefSeq v2.1, whole genome shotgun sequence includes the following:
- the LOC123043015 gene encoding uncharacterized protein isoform X2, giving the protein MMMGTDVCSSRMLSLPRYESGDEELTVLPRHTKVVVTGNNRTKSVLVGLQGVVKKAVGLGGWHWLVLKNGVEVKLQRNALSVLEAPTGNEDDDEIDGGNSSFCGSFDMGDKDMNYSSIEYQKPTKPRVRHTRPWSSCTTTSSSRANNLHSTSKLRARVNLTKLGTPTLWRYWKHFNLVSMNPTPSEEQLFHGVQQHFQSQQLDELQVILGFIQTAKRLKTLYKNSS; this is encoded by the exons ATGATGATGGGGACCGATGTGTGTTCTTCGCGGATGCTGTCGCTGCCCCGTTACGAGAGCGGCGACGAGGAGCTCACCGTGCTGCCCAGGCACACCAAGGTCGTCGTCACCGGTAACAACCGGACAAAGTCCGTGCTCGTCGGCCTGCAGGGTGTGGTCAAGAAGGCTGTTGGCCTTGGAGGCTGGCACTGGCTG GTTCTCAAGAATGGTGTGGAGGTGAAGTTGCAGAGGAATGCCCTGAGTGTCTTGGAAGCTCCGACTGGCAACGAGGACGACGACGAGATCGATGGCGGTAACAGCTCCTTCTGCGGCAGCTTCGACATGGGAGACAAAGACATGAACTACT CAAGCATCGAGTACCAGAAGCCAACAAAGCCGAGGGTCCGGCACACAAGGCCATGGTCTTCCTGCACGACGACGTCCAGCAGCCGGGCCAACAACCTTCACTCGACCTCGAAGCTGCGAGCG agagTGAACCTGACAAAGCTTGGAACACCCACACTATGGAGATACTGGAAGCACTTCAACCTT GTGAGCATGAACCCGACTCCATCAGAGGAGCAGCTGTTCCATGGGGTCCAGCAGCATTTCCAGTCGCAG CAATTGGATGAGTTGCAGGTGATCTTGGGGTTCatccagacggcaaagaggctcaaGACCCTGTACAAGAACAGCTCCTAG
- the LOC123043015 gene encoding uncharacterized protein isoform X1 — translation MMMGTDVCSSRMLSLPRYESGDEELTVLPRHTKVVVTGNNRTKSVLVGLQGVVKKAVGLGGWHWLVLKNGVEVKLQRNALSVLEAPTGNEDDDEIDGGNSSFCGSFDMGDKDMNYSSIEYQKPTKPRVRHTRPWSSCTTTSSSRANNLHSTSKLRARVNLTKLGTPTLWRYWKHFNLGGEKCVQVSMNPTPSEEQLFHGVQQHFQSQQLDELQVILGFIQTAKRLKTLYKNSS, via the exons ATGATGATGGGGACCGATGTGTGTTCTTCGCGGATGCTGTCGCTGCCCCGTTACGAGAGCGGCGACGAGGAGCTCACCGTGCTGCCCAGGCACACCAAGGTCGTCGTCACCGGTAACAACCGGACAAAGTCCGTGCTCGTCGGCCTGCAGGGTGTGGTCAAGAAGGCTGTTGGCCTTGGAGGCTGGCACTGGCTG GTTCTCAAGAATGGTGTGGAGGTGAAGTTGCAGAGGAATGCCCTGAGTGTCTTGGAAGCTCCGACTGGCAACGAGGACGACGACGAGATCGATGGCGGTAACAGCTCCTTCTGCGGCAGCTTCGACATGGGAGACAAAGACATGAACTACT CAAGCATCGAGTACCAGAAGCCAACAAAGCCGAGGGTCCGGCACACAAGGCCATGGTCTTCCTGCACGACGACGTCCAGCAGCCGGGCCAACAACCTTCACTCGACCTCGAAGCTGCGAGCG agagTGAACCTGACAAAGCTTGGAACACCCACACTATGGAGATACTGGAAGCACTTCAACCTT GGTGGTGAAAAATGTGTGCAGGTGAGCATGAACCCGACTCCATCAGAGGAGCAGCTGTTCCATGGGGTCCAGCAGCATTTCCAGTCGCAG CAATTGGATGAGTTGCAGGTGATCTTGGGGTTCatccagacggcaaagaggctcaaGACCCTGTACAAGAACAGCTCCTAG